In a single window of the Coregonus clupeaformis isolate EN_2021a chromosome 10, ASM2061545v1, whole genome shotgun sequence genome:
- the LOC121575123 gene encoding nuclear receptor subfamily 4 group A member 1-like: MPCVQTQYGTVPYDNNYFSSEFLNPELSAKLAMDIGAQQDQLTASSLPSINTLVGSGYVGEFDAYSCQITTSTSASNAPSGHSAGGASSPQAQHSAFKLDDIQVYSCYPGSFALSYLEETLSSCGSDYYGSPASAAASPPTPGFQSQPGPVWDSPFSPYSPDPGCWVADKSGLAQQPSFFTFNPTVDQHSPLGQHQGPQQGEDDPFFQPSQRNASQLHYAPLSLDQGSMDSPGLMERPMSSPKSCSPGANEGRCAVCGDNASCQHYGVRTCEGCKGFFKRTVQKNAKYVCLANKDCPVDKRRRNRCQFCRFQKCLVVGMVKEVVRTDSLKGRRGRLPSKAKTVPESVSTTPPVNIIASLVRAHIDSNPAIGKLDYSKYQETVASLSEKEDANDIQQFYDLLTGTMDVIRKWAEIIPGFTAFCPEDQELLLESAFVELFILRLAYRSSPEKDKLIFCNGVVLHRMQCVRGFGDWIDSIMDFSQSLHRMNLDVSSFACLAALVIITDRHGLKEPKRVEEFQNRLITCLRDHVTSSGSDAGRPQPNFLSRLLGKLPELRTLCTQGLQRIFYLKLEDLVPPPPIVDKIFMDTLPF, encoded by the exons ATGCCCTGTGTTCAAACTCAGTATGGAACTGTGCCCTACGACAACAACTACTTCAGCTCTGAGTTCCTGAACCCCGAACTCAGTGCTAAGCTGGCCATGGACATCGGTGCCCAGCAGGACCAGCTCACCGCCTCCTCCCTCCCCAGCATCAACACCCTGGTGGGCAGCGGCTACGTGGGCGAGTTTGACGCCTACTCCTGCCAGATCACCACCTCCACCTCTGCCTCCAACGCCCCCTCCGGCCACTCAGCCGGCGGCGCCTCCAGCCCTCAGGCTCAGCACTCAGCCTTTAAACTGGACGACATCCAGGTATACAGCTGCTACCCGGGCTCCTTCGCCCTCAGCTACCTCGAAGAGACGCTGTCCTCCTGCGGCTCCGATTACTACGGCAGCCCCGCATCAGCCGCCGCCTCCCCACCCACCCCGGGCTTCCAGAGTCAGCCTGGCCCAGTCTGGGACTCACCCTTCAGCCCCTACTCCCCAGACCCTGGGTGCTGGGTGGCCGATAAGTCAGGCCTGGCTCAGCAGCCCTCCTTCTTCACCTTCAACCCCACCGTAGATCAGCACTCCCCCCTGGGGCAGCACCAGGGCCCCCAGCAGGGTGAGGATGACCCTTTCTTCCAGCCCTCCCAGAGGAATGCCTCCCAGCTCCATTACGCCCCCTTGTCCCTGGACCAGGGGTCCATGGACAGCCCCGGGCTCATGGAGAGGCCCATGTCGTCCCCTAAGTCCTGCAGCCCCGGGGCCAACGAGGGTCGCTGTGCAGTGTGTGGGGACAACGCCTCCTGTCAGCACTACGGGGTCCGCACCTGTGAGGGCTGCAAGGGCTTCTTTAAG CGAACTGTACAGAAGAATGCTAAATATGTGTGTCTAGCTAACAAAGACTGTCCAGTAGACAAGCGGCGGAGGAACCGCTGCCAATTCTGCCGTTTCCAGAAGTGCCTGGTGGTGGGAATGGTGAAAGAAG TCGTCCGCACAGACAGCCTGAAAGGTCGCAGGGGTCGTCTGCCCTCTAAAGCCAAGACTGTGCCGGAGTCAGTGTCCACCACCCCACCCGTCAACATCATCGCCTCTCTTGTCAGGGCTCACATAGACTCCAACCCCGCCATTGGAAAGCTGGACTACTCCAAG TACCAGGAGACAGTGGCTAGCCTGTCAGAGAAAGAGGATGCCAATGACATCCAGCAGTTCTACGACCTGCTGACAGGCACCATGGATGTGATCCGGAAATGGGCCGAGATCATCCCGGGATTCACCGCCTTCTGCCCGGAAGACCAAGAGCTGCTCCTGGAATCTGCTTTCGTGGAACTCTTCATCCTCCGGCTAGCATACAG GTCGAGTCCTGAGAAAGACAAGCTGATCTTCTGCAACGGCGTGGTACTTCACCGTATGCAGTGTGTGCGAGGCTTTGGCGACTGGATCGACTCCATTATGGACTTCTCCCAGAGCCTCCACCGCATGAACCTGGACGTGTCCTCATTCGCCTGCCTCGCAGCACTCGTCATCATCACAG ATCGCCATGGCCTTAAAGAGCCCAAACGGGTGGAGGAGTTCCAGAACCGCCTCATCACCTGTCTGAGGGACCATGTGACCAGCAGTGGCTCCGATGCGGGGCGGCCCCAGCCCAACTTCCTGTCCCGACTGCTGGGGAAGCTCCCTGAGCTGCGCACCCTCTGCACCCAGGGCCTGCAGCGCATCTTCTACTTGAAGCTGGAGGACCTGGTCCCCCCACCACCCATCGTAGACAAAATCTTCATGGATACCTTACCTTTCTGA